In the genome of Nocardia terpenica, one region contains:
- a CDS encoding AAA family ATPase, whose protein sequence is MALKTRKPTGAVPWPLILVEGGEKTGKSWAMAELTASAKVGRAFWLDLGEGSMDEYAAIPGADYEVIEHDGTWRDITDQVREVRAVAAEAAKAGDPPVVLLIDSMTILWEMLKDWVGSRARRSKTGKKLLEADPDAEIKPAMNLWNDANDRHGQFMRMLMTTPGIVVVTARGKEVAALDNSGKPIPNTKEYRVEGHKMLAYDVSAWVRLSRDSAPRVIGVRSVHAGIRPGVDKAQPAPQFTLEWLIFDIMKCDPRTARPRELRTLNPSDSGPTPEQAAAELRAAIDAATTTADLTRLWKAAGVLPDELRRELRDLAETRAAEMQEAASPPPLSTADRANQAVNAAMGVAAPIDETAAVP, encoded by the coding sequence ATGGCGCTCAAAACGCGCAAACCCACTGGTGCCGTCCCCTGGCCCTTGATACTCGTCGAAGGCGGCGAGAAGACCGGGAAGTCCTGGGCGATGGCCGAACTCACCGCCAGCGCCAAGGTCGGCCGGGCCTTCTGGCTCGATCTCGGCGAGGGCTCGATGGACGAATATGCGGCGATCCCCGGTGCCGACTACGAGGTGATCGAGCACGACGGCACTTGGCGCGACATCACCGATCAGGTCCGCGAAGTGCGCGCGGTCGCCGCCGAGGCGGCGAAGGCCGGTGACCCGCCCGTCGTCCTGCTGATCGACTCGATGACCATCCTGTGGGAAATGCTCAAGGACTGGGTCGGCAGCCGTGCCCGCCGATCGAAGACAGGCAAGAAGCTGCTGGAGGCAGACCCGGACGCCGAGATCAAGCCAGCCATGAACCTGTGGAATGACGCGAACGATCGTCACGGCCAGTTCATGCGGATGCTGATGACCACGCCCGGCATCGTCGTGGTCACAGCCAGGGGCAAAGAGGTTGCAGCGCTGGATAATTCCGGCAAGCCGATCCCCAACACGAAGGAATACCGAGTCGAGGGACACAAGATGCTCGCCTACGATGTCTCGGCATGGGTCCGTCTTTCCCGAGACTCCGCACCACGCGTAATCGGCGTCCGCTCAGTCCATGCGGGCATCCGCCCCGGTGTCGACAAAGCGCAGCCCGCACCACAATTCACACTGGAGTGGCTGATCTTCGACATCATGAAGTGCGACCCGCGCACAGCCCGGCCACGAGAGTTGAGGACGCTGAATCCCTCGGACTCCGGGCCAACTCCCGAACAAGCCGCGGCCGAGTTACGCGCAGCGATCGACGCAGCGACCACCACCGCCGACCTCACCCGGCTGTGGAAGGCCGCAGGCGTTCTGCCGGACGAACTGCGCAGGGAGCTTCGCGACCTTGCGGAGACGCGGGCCGCCGAAATGCAGGAGGCGGCTTCTCCGCCGCCACTGTCGACCGCTGACCGCGCCAACCAGGCGGTAAACGCCGCAATGGGCGTCGCCGCTCCGATCGACGAAACGGCAGCCGTCCCATGA
- a CDS encoding YqaJ viral recombinase family protein has protein sequence MTTSPRIVMQPGSSDWRRRITASKIPGILNASKYSSPTKEFYLLRNAIDPDPDNEAMERGRDFEPVILDRFFRRYPELERVGAQTFSRTGIESWAAATPDDVAVHTDTTEIFCVEAKTDCYGDYQWGRPGTDEIPLGYYLQVQWQMHMADVARAYVVKLGPFFDEDEFIVEYDSTLAEKVESHCRAFYLNAMDPDGQPPEVDGHSATYDAIRRAHPEIDRTRRGQDWRVTRELAREFEDALAGVDAAEERLNLVKSKLLRVMGRARRAVVGTGKHTQVVATRQPTKTGVALYKMRRPIDWSLVVDDPTTPTHPDR, from the coding sequence ATGACCACCTCACCGCGCATCGTCATGCAACCGGGGAGCTCAGACTGGAGGCGAAGAATCACCGCGTCGAAAATTCCCGGCATCCTCAACGCCAGCAAGTACTCGTCACCGACCAAGGAGTTCTACCTCCTGCGGAACGCCATCGACCCGGACCCCGACAACGAGGCCATGGAGCGGGGCCGCGACTTCGAGCCGGTCATCCTCGACCGATTCTTCCGTCGCTATCCTGAGCTGGAGCGTGTTGGTGCGCAGACGTTCTCGCGCACTGGCATCGAATCCTGGGCAGCGGCCACCCCGGATGACGTCGCCGTCCATACGGACACGACCGAGATCTTCTGCGTCGAGGCGAAGACCGACTGCTACGGCGACTATCAGTGGGGTCGACCCGGCACCGACGAGATACCGCTCGGCTACTACCTCCAGGTCCAGTGGCAGATGCACATGGCCGATGTCGCTCGCGCATACGTCGTGAAGCTCGGCCCGTTCTTCGACGAGGACGAGTTCATTGTCGAGTACGACTCAACGTTGGCCGAAAAGGTCGAAAGCCACTGCCGCGCTTTCTATCTCAATGCCATGGACCCCGACGGCCAGCCGCCGGAGGTCGACGGGCACTCGGCGACGTACGACGCGATTCGTCGGGCACACCCGGAGATCGACCGCACCCGGCGAGGTCAGGACTGGCGCGTGACCCGCGAGCTGGCGCGCGAGTTCGAAGACGCACTCGCCGGAGTCGACGCGGCCGAGGAACGACTGAACCTGGTCAAATCCAAGTTGCTGCGCGTCATGGGTCGCGCCCGGCGCGCCGTAGTGGGCACCGGCAAGCACACGCAGGTTGTCGCGACTCGCCAACCGACGAAAACCGGTGTCGCCCTGTACAAAATGCGCCGTCCCATCGACTGGTCGCTCGTCGTCGACGATCCGACCACCCCAACCCATCCCGACCGATAG
- a CDS encoding helix-turn-helix transcriptional regulator has protein sequence MPPTEESTFPPDRIALTVQEAADACGYSKTFITEQIDAGNLAAVAPKGCRSKRVLIDDVKDWLRAKPWEPRVA, from the coding sequence GTGCCCCCTACCGAGGAATCAACGTTCCCACCGGACCGCATCGCACTCACCGTGCAGGAAGCCGCAGACGCCTGCGGTTACAGCAAGACGTTCATCACCGAGCAGATCGATGCCGGGAATCTGGCGGCTGTCGCGCCGAAAGGCTGCCGGAGCAAGCGTGTGCTCATTGATGACGTGAAGGACTGGCTGCGTGCCAAGCCTTGGGAACCCCGAGTCGCGTAA
- a CDS encoding helix-turn-helix domain-containing protein — protein MPEQWEFGRRVQAAREALGLSKRRAAELADVSETRWRHLENGWETLRGQKFPIKTTPETVYRVATAVRLDPDELLAVAGFDPQMLHDPEKDGIKSVDLSGLTSGEIDEVRSFIRELKASKRKAK, from the coding sequence ATGCCTGAGCAGTGGGAGTTCGGCCGCAGGGTGCAGGCGGCGCGTGAGGCTTTGGGGCTGTCGAAGCGTCGCGCAGCCGAACTCGCCGACGTCAGTGAAACCCGCTGGCGTCACCTCGAGAACGGTTGGGAGACCTTGCGCGGGCAGAAGTTCCCGATCAAGACAACGCCCGAGACGGTCTATCGGGTCGCCACGGCCGTCCGGCTAGATCCGGACGAGCTTCTGGCTGTAGCCGGGTTCGACCCGCAGATGCTCCATGATCCCGAAAAGGATGGCATCAAGTCGGTCGATCTCAGCGGCCTCACGTCCGGAGAGATCGACGAAGTCCGGAGTTTCATCCGAGAATTGAAGGCCAGCAAACGAAAAGCGAAGTAG
- a CDS encoding ImmA/IrrE family metallo-endopeptidase: MSRAELTVGVTELPVGDAWWVQDERVILLDSRLDDVQRRCMSAHMAAHLDLNHCPIPAADLDRLHAREHEAQRLAASRLVPVDQLLQVVDRVGTRFEDIALTLRVTPATLRVRLRTFPSGDRRRWVDANQQIECLPHRVPALRCSLTASLSAAETAQVPALSA, translated from the coding sequence ATGTCTCGCGCCGAGCTAACCGTGGGCGTTACGGAGTTGCCCGTCGGCGATGCCTGGTGGGTGCAGGACGAGCGGGTGATCCTGCTCGACTCGCGCCTCGACGATGTGCAGCGGCGGTGCATGTCCGCACACATGGCAGCTCACCTGGATCTCAACCACTGCCCGATCCCTGCCGCAGACCTTGACCGTCTCCACGCTCGTGAGCATGAAGCTCAACGCCTCGCTGCAAGCCGCCTCGTCCCCGTCGACCAACTGCTACAGGTTGTCGATCGTGTGGGCACCCGATTCGAAGACATTGCACTCACGCTGCGTGTCACCCCCGCCACCCTCCGGGTACGACTGCGGACGTTCCCCTCGGGCGACCGAAGACGCTGGGTCGACGCGAACCAGCAGATCGAATGTCTCCCACACCGAGTCCCTGCCCTTCGGTGTTCACTCACTGCGAGTCTTTCCGCTGCCGAGACCGCTCAGGTGCCAGCGCTGTCGGCTTGA
- a CDS encoding tyrosine-type recombinase/integrase, whose amino-acid sequence MGKARGSGEPYKEIRKDRKGREVVYWCFKCELDRKPNGDRDYTVIRRRNRNELIKAKNELLAKLASGEPIKVDKRKVCEWLEFWLPNYAKPRMKPRPYRNYVSIVNCHIIPHIGNVQLAKVKAEHIRAIHRGVKQSGAGVRMAEQAQSVLSLAIRDAVIEEVLPQNTRNIAELVEKPKDRTRASREPLNVEEARAVLRKSRERNDPMFARWLMALLLGSRQGECLGLTWDRVDFEEETLDLSWELQWLPLKRKKGDPLPVEEVYPREMFDVADGEEFIPLYRSSALIRPKTDESTRVVPIPAPLLVELKRLKESSPPNPWNLVWVSEKGVPIRSRDDTEAWKDASAAAEVPIYVLHAGGRHTANNLLLELGVSEEIRMAIMGQSSVAANRIYTKVKLAEKRKAITELSEWLVAA is encoded by the coding sequence GTGGGAAAGGCGCGCGGCTCGGGTGAGCCGTACAAGGAGATCCGCAAGGACCGGAAGGGTCGCGAGGTCGTCTACTGGTGCTTCAAGTGCGAGTTGGACAGGAAGCCGAACGGTGACCGGGACTACACGGTCATTCGGCGTAGGAATCGCAACGAGCTGATCAAGGCGAAGAACGAGCTCCTGGCGAAGCTCGCTTCCGGGGAGCCGATCAAGGTCGACAAACGCAAGGTCTGCGAGTGGCTCGAGTTCTGGCTGCCGAACTATGCCAAGCCGCGGATGAAGCCGCGACCATACCGAAACTATGTGTCCATCGTGAATTGCCACATCATCCCGCACATTGGAAACGTCCAGCTCGCCAAGGTCAAGGCCGAACACATCCGCGCGATCCACCGCGGCGTGAAGCAGTCCGGTGCGGGTGTACGTATGGCCGAGCAAGCGCAGAGCGTACTCAGCCTCGCGATCCGCGACGCCGTTATCGAAGAGGTCCTTCCGCAAAACACCCGCAATATCGCTGAGCTGGTAGAGAAGCCGAAGGATCGGACCCGCGCGAGTCGCGAGCCGTTGAATGTCGAGGAGGCGCGAGCAGTCCTGCGTAAGTCCAGGGAGAGGAACGATCCGATGTTCGCGCGCTGGTTGATGGCGCTGCTACTGGGGTCACGTCAGGGTGAATGCCTCGGCCTGACGTGGGATCGGGTCGACTTCGAGGAGGAGACGCTCGATCTGTCGTGGGAGTTGCAGTGGCTGCCGCTCAAGCGGAAGAAGGGCGACCCGCTGCCAGTTGAGGAGGTGTATCCGCGCGAGATGTTCGACGTCGCCGACGGCGAGGAATTCATTCCGCTGTACCGGTCATCCGCACTCATCCGGCCGAAGACCGACGAGTCGACACGCGTGGTTCCGATTCCGGCGCCGCTGTTGGTGGAACTGAAGCGGCTCAAGGAATCGTCCCCGCCGAACCCCTGGAACCTCGTGTGGGTTTCCGAGAAAGGCGTGCCGATCCGGTCTCGGGATGACACCGAGGCGTGGAAGGACGCCAGCGCGGCAGCCGAGGTGCCAATCTATGTGTTGCACGCGGGCGGCCGTCACACGGCAAACAACCTGTTGCTCGAACTCGGCGTGTCCGAAGAGATCCGGATGGCGATCATGGGGCAAAGCTCCGTCGCGGCGAACAGGATCTACACGAAGGTCAAGCTGGCCGAGAAGCGCAAAGCGATCACCGAGTTGAGTGAGTGGCTGGTAGCCGCCTGA
- a CDS encoding NUDIX domain-containing protein yields the protein MKFSAGVLLFRRRGEAEVLLGHMGGPLWARKDAGAWSIPKGEFEPDTEQPRDAARREFAEELGLPVPDGDWIPLGEVRYGSGSGRKQVTVWAVEADLDPGRMIPGTFEMEWPPRSGRFQKFPEIDRAAWLDLPAAHEKLGAGQRPFLDRLAAHLAAG from the coding sequence ATGAAATTCAGCGCGGGTGTTCTGCTGTTCCGGCGGCGCGGGGAGGCGGAGGTGCTACTCGGCCACATGGGCGGGCCGCTGTGGGCGCGCAAGGACGCGGGGGCGTGGTCCATACCCAAGGGCGAGTTCGAACCCGACACCGAACAGCCGCGCGATGCCGCACGGCGGGAGTTCGCCGAGGAACTCGGACTGCCGGTGCCGGACGGGGACTGGATCCCCCTCGGCGAGGTGCGTTACGGGAGCGGCAGCGGCCGCAAACAGGTCACGGTCTGGGCGGTCGAGGCCGACCTGGATCCCGGCCGGATGATTCCGGGAACCTTCGAGATGGAATGGCCGCCGCGCTCCGGACGATTCCAGAAGTTCCCCGAGATCGACCGCGCGGCCTGGCTGGACCTCCCGGCCGCCCACGAGAAGCTGGGCGCCGGACAGCGGCCGTTCCTGGACCGGCTGGCCGCCCACCTCGCGGCGGGGTGA
- a CDS encoding sensor histidine kinase encodes MNVRTAVVRRVSALPLRVGLVVAMVTLAGAVLLASGVAVTSALSRSLTARIDEQLRDSGSGWAKPRPMKQVDTPSGPRWIPADMPGPPPRPNSSSEQPRRFFELRKSPTGEIYVEHPGNGGSGPDIAALPTHGIATVPAADGSSARWRVLTVTNQYGSSTIGLALNDNRETVSRLILFQAGTGAVALLALGVVGYFVVRRSLRPLRQVEETAAAIAGGDLSRRVPVRNVDTEVDHLAQSLNAMLAQIQRGVIVTEASEEAARRSEAQMRRFVADASHELRTPLTTIRGFAELYRQGASKDPALVLERIEVEAERMGLLVEDLLMLARMDAQRPLAQEPVDLLALAGDAVHSAQAVDAHHDAPNHPVALEVRDGDGTLEVLGDAARLRQVLANLLGNALAHTPPGTPVTVRLTPAVDEVRIDVIDRGPGLSADAAARVFERFYRADASRTRASGGSGLGLSIVQALVRAHGGQVRVDSTPGEGATFIVVLPRKPRA; translated from the coding sequence ATGAACGTCCGCACGGCGGTCGTTCGTCGTGTCTCGGCCCTCCCGCTGCGGGTGGGACTGGTCGTCGCCATGGTCACGCTGGCGGGCGCGGTGCTGCTGGCCTCCGGTGTCGCGGTCACCTCCGCGCTGTCGCGTTCGCTCACCGCCCGCATCGACGAGCAGCTGCGCGACTCGGGCTCGGGCTGGGCGAAACCCCGGCCGATGAAGCAGGTCGACACGCCGTCCGGTCCGCGCTGGATTCCCGCCGACATGCCCGGTCCGCCGCCGCGCCCGAACTCCTCCAGCGAGCAGCCGCGGCGCTTCTTCGAGCTGCGCAAGTCGCCGACCGGGGAGATCTACGTCGAGCACCCCGGCAACGGCGGCTCCGGCCCCGACATCGCCGCGCTGCCCACGCACGGCATCGCCACGGTCCCCGCCGCCGACGGCTCGTCGGCCAGGTGGCGCGTGCTGACGGTCACCAATCAGTACGGGTCCTCCACGATCGGCTTGGCGCTCAACGACAATCGCGAGACGGTGTCGCGGCTGATCCTGTTCCAGGCGGGCACCGGCGCGGTCGCGCTGCTGGCGCTCGGCGTCGTCGGGTATTTCGTGGTGCGCCGCAGCCTGCGGCCGCTGCGGCAGGTGGAGGAGACCGCGGCCGCCATCGCGGGCGGCGACCTGAGCCGCCGCGTCCCGGTCCGCAATGTCGACACCGAGGTCGACCATCTCGCGCAATCGTTGAACGCGATGCTGGCGCAGATCCAGCGCGGCGTCATCGTCACCGAGGCGTCGGAGGAGGCGGCCCGGCGCTCGGAGGCGCAGATGCGCCGCTTCGTCGCCGACGCCAGCCACGAACTACGCACCCCGCTCACCACCATTCGCGGCTTCGCCGAGCTGTATCGCCAAGGGGCGAGCAAGGATCCGGCGCTGGTGCTGGAGCGCATCGAGGTCGAGGCGGAGCGGATGGGCCTGCTGGTGGAGGACCTGCTCATGCTGGCGCGGATGGACGCGCAGCGCCCGCTGGCCCAGGAACCGGTGGACCTGCTGGCGCTGGCCGGTGACGCCGTGCACAGCGCCCAGGCGGTCGACGCCCACCACGACGCGCCGAATCATCCGGTGGCGCTGGAGGTTCGCGACGGCGACGGGACGCTCGAGGTGCTCGGCGATGCCGCGCGGCTGCGGCAGGTGCTGGCGAATCTGCTCGGCAACGCCCTCGCGCACACCCCGCCGGGCACGCCGGTCACCGTGCGGCTCACCCCGGCCGTCGACGAGGTGCGCATCGACGTGATCGATCGGGGCCCGGGACTGTCGGCCGATGCCGCGGCCCGGGTGTTCGAGCGGTTCTACCGCGCCGATGCCTCGCGGACCCGGGCGAGCGGCGGGTCGGGACTGGGCTTGTCGATCGTGCAGGCGCTGGTGCGGGCGCACGGTGGGCAGGTGCGCGTGGACAGCACGCCGGGGGAGGGGGCCACCTTCATCGTGGTGCTGCCGCGCAAGCCGCGCGCGTAG
- a CDS encoding glycosyltransferase — MTEISTDTPVLDVVIPVYNEERDLGVCVRRLHAFLGDGFPFPARITIADNASTDATLAVAHYLAAELDGVRVVHLDRKGRGRALRAVWETSDAQVVAYMDVDLSTDLNALLPLVAPLVSGHSDLAIGTRLAKSSRVVRGPKREFISRCYNLILRASLQARFSDAQCGFKAMRTDVAQQVLPLVEDGEWFFDTELLVIAERAGLRIHEVPVDWIDDPDSRVDIVDTARKDLLGVWRVSKGLARGTLPVDQLRAAIGREPLVDGVPLGMVGQLVRFGIIGVVSTLAYMLLYLLLQPIAGPQAANFLSLLITAVGNTAANRAFTFGVRGSTKVVSHQIQGLLIFGLSWLLTGGSLFALHHWASHAPVHLELLVLVGANLIATLTRFVGLRWVFRNAVPAAALRSEAAAEGLHAEQVPVRS; from the coding sequence ATGACCGAGATTTCGACCGATACGCCGGTACTGGATGTCGTGATCCCCGTGTACAACGAGGAGCGTGATCTCGGCGTCTGTGTGCGTCGACTGCACGCCTTCCTGGGCGACGGCTTTCCGTTCCCGGCCCGGATCACCATTGCCGACAATGCCTCCACCGATGCGACCCTGGCGGTCGCGCACTATCTCGCCGCCGAGCTGGATGGGGTGCGGGTGGTGCATCTGGACCGCAAGGGGCGCGGACGCGCGCTGCGCGCGGTGTGGGAGACCTCCGATGCGCAGGTCGTGGCGTATATGGATGTGGATCTGTCCACCGACCTGAATGCCCTGCTGCCGCTGGTCGCGCCGTTGGTGTCGGGGCATTCGGATCTGGCGATCGGTACCCGGCTGGCCAAGTCGTCGCGGGTGGTGCGCGGGCCCAAGCGGGAGTTCATTTCCCGCTGCTACAACCTGATCCTGAGGGCCTCGTTGCAGGCTCGGTTCTCGGATGCGCAGTGTGGTTTCAAGGCCATGCGCACCGATGTCGCCCAGCAGGTGTTGCCGTTGGTCGAGGATGGGGAGTGGTTCTTCGATACCGAGTTGCTGGTGATCGCCGAGCGTGCCGGGTTGCGGATTCACGAGGTGCCGGTGGACTGGATCGATGATCCGGACTCGCGCGTGGATATCGTCGATACCGCCCGCAAGGACCTGCTCGGCGTCTGGCGGGTGAGCAAGGGGCTGGCCCGCGGCACCCTCCCGGTGGATCAGTTGCGGGCCGCGATCGGGCGCGAACCGCTGGTGGACGGCGTGCCGCTGGGCATGGTCGGCCAGTTGGTGCGGTTCGGCATCATCGGCGTGGTCTCCACCCTCGCGTACATGCTGCTGTATCTACTGTTGCAGCCGATCGCCGGACCGCAGGCGGCGAACTTCCTGTCGCTGCTGATCACGGCCGTCGGCAATACCGCCGCGAACCGGGCCTTCACCTTCGGCGTGCGCGGCTCGACCAAGGTGGTGTCGCATCAGATCCAGGGCCTGCTGATCTTCGGACTGTCCTGGCTGCTGACCGGCGGCTCGCTGTTCGCCCTGCACCACTGGGCGTCGCACGCCCCGGTCCACCTGGAACTGCTGGTGCTGGTCGGCGCGAACCTCATCGCCACCCTGACCCGCTTCGTGGGCCTGCGCTGGGTGTTCCGCAATGCGGTCCCGGCCGCGGCGCTGCGCAGCGAGGCGGCGGCCGAGGGCCTGCATGCCGAGCAGGTTCCCGTGCGGTCATGA
- a CDS encoding ArnT family glycosyltransferase, translating to MLSVVTETASVPVRPARDGDRTRRWEYPALAALLIGTAIAYLWNLSVNGWANSFYAAAVQSGARSWKAFFFGSSDWGNSITVDKTPASLWPMEISARVFGMHSWSMLLPQALLAVASVALVWITLRRTVGATAGLLGGLALAVTPVAALMFRFNNPDALLVFLMLAAVWAMTRALEDGRWRWLVACGALVGFGFLAKQLQVLLVVPALALTYLIAGPPKLGTRLLQLLAAGGALIAGAGWWVLIAQLWPADSRPYFGGSKDNSILQLTFGYNGLQRLGVGEGGGGFPGPPGGGDPAQHQRFPFFGSSPGLPRLFSETVGGQIAWLIPAALVLLVAALVLRGRAARTDPQRAALLLWGGWGVVTGLVFTFMRGIFHQYYTVALAPAVAGTVGLGAVLLWRDRDRWWVRTALALTLALTTVTAVVLLSRTPEFVPWLRWAVAVPGALATLALLFPRPRRLAAIAATAAIVTAAAGPVAYSMKTIATAHEGGIVIAGPRTDMSFAFRGGMPFPGAHAPGGKAIPAADPAMGGPGQFRTPGKDVLALLAQDGNSYTWAAATVSSMGAADYQLALNLPIMPVGGFSGGDPAPTLDRFQKYVADHRIHYFIGSRFGGGGGPGRTNSVASQINRWVTDTFTPTTVDGVTVYDLTAPKAR from the coding sequence ATGCTGTCTGTCGTGACGGAAACTGCGAGTGTGCCGGTGCGCCCGGCTCGGGACGGCGATCGAACCCGGCGATGGGAGTATCCGGCCCTGGCGGCCCTGCTGATCGGCACGGCGATCGCCTATCTGTGGAACCTGAGCGTCAACGGGTGGGCCAATTCGTTCTACGCCGCCGCGGTGCAGTCGGGGGCGCGGTCGTGGAAGGCGTTCTTCTTCGGCTCCTCCGACTGGGGGAACTCGATCACCGTCGACAAGACCCCGGCGTCGCTGTGGCCGATGGAGATCTCGGCGCGGGTGTTCGGCATGCATTCGTGGAGCATGCTGCTGCCGCAGGCGCTGCTGGCCGTCGCGTCGGTGGCGCTGGTGTGGATCACGCTGCGCCGCACGGTCGGAGCCACCGCCGGGCTGCTCGGCGGCTTGGCGCTGGCCGTGACTCCCGTTGCGGCGCTGATGTTCCGGTTCAACAATCCCGACGCGCTGCTGGTGTTCTTGATGCTCGCGGCCGTGTGGGCGATGACCCGCGCCCTCGAGGACGGGCGCTGGCGCTGGCTGGTGGCGTGCGGCGCGCTCGTCGGATTCGGTTTCCTGGCAAAGCAGTTGCAGGTGCTGCTGGTGGTGCCCGCGCTGGCGCTGACCTACCTGATCGCCGGTCCGCCGAAGCTGGGTACCCGGCTGCTGCAACTGCTGGCGGCCGGCGGCGCGCTGATCGCCGGGGCCGGGTGGTGGGTGCTGATCGCCCAGCTGTGGCCCGCCGACTCGCGGCCGTATTTCGGTGGCTCCAAGGACAATTCGATCCTCCAGCTGACCTTCGGCTACAACGGGCTGCAGCGGCTGGGCGTGGGCGAGGGCGGCGGCGGATTCCCCGGCCCGCCCGGCGGCGGCGATCCGGCTCAGCACCAGCGCTTCCCGTTCTTCGGCTCCTCGCCCGGACTGCCCCGCCTGTTCAGCGAGACGGTGGGCGGCCAGATCGCCTGGCTCATCCCGGCCGCGCTGGTACTGCTGGTGGCGGCACTCGTTCTGCGCGGCAGGGCCGCCCGCACCGATCCGCAGCGCGCGGCACTGCTGCTGTGGGGCGGCTGGGGAGTGGTGACCGGGCTGGTATTCACCTTCATGCGCGGGATCTTCCACCAGTACTACACGGTCGCCCTGGCCCCCGCGGTCGCCGGGACCGTCGGCCTCGGCGCGGTCCTGCTGTGGCGCGACCGCGACCGGTGGTGGGTGCGGACGGCACTCGCCCTGACCCTCGCGCTCACCACCGTGACCGCGGTGGTCTTGCTCTCGCGCACACCGGAATTCGTGCCGTGGCTGCGCTGGGCGGTGGCCGTCCCCGGCGCGCTGGCGACGCTGGCGCTGCTGTTCCCCCGCCCCCGCCGTCTGGCGGCGATCGCGGCCACCGCCGCGATCGTCACCGCCGCGGCGGGCCCGGTCGCCTACTCGATGAAGACCATCGCCACCGCCCACGAGGGCGGCATCGTCATCGCCGGTCCGCGCACCGACATGAGCTTCGCCTTCCGCGGTGGCATGCCCTTCCCCGGCGCACACGCACCGGGCGGCAAGGCAATCCCCGCCGCTGATCCCGCGATGGGTGGCCCCGGCCAATTCCGCACTCCCGGTAAGGATGTGCTGGCGCTGCTGGCCCAGGACGGCAATTCCTACACCTGGGCGGCGGCCACGGTGAGCTCCATGGGAGCCGCGGACTACCAACTGGCACTGAACCTCCCGATCATGCCGGTCGGCGGCTTCAGCGGCGGCGACCCCGCCCCCACCCTGGACCGGTTCCAGAAGTACGTGGCAGACCACCGGATCCACTACTTCATCGGCAGCCGCTTCGGTGGCGGCGGCGGGCCGGGCCGCACCAATTCCGTCGCCTCCCAGATCAATCGCTGGGTGACCGACACCTTCACCCCCACCACCGTCGACGGCGTCACCGTCTACGACCTGACCGCGCCCAAGGCCCGGTAA